One window of the Oligoflexus sp. genome contains the following:
- a CDS encoding S1 family peptidase has translation MQRLFLSLFLLGLASSCKHLGEDSSEKMVKGQKVDPEDPIAAHTVSIMDPDPEIGQYCSAVLLARDVLLTAAHCFNDKSRRAYAFFGTAYNPKLSMKQQPLIKVRRIAVHTQYSQEKGDNYDSKIADAARPEDLVSPGRPLYDIALAYLDERIPDTYQPTPLAGGAVDLINGEITTAGFGCTTTICRGKTNILRKVSMRYVKTFPEASMVALTSGQRSGSCSGDSGGPDFIDEGGILRVFALVSTGPDACEAGLSVDTLIEPYKGWIDQAISAVRSGRRGASYTLTEF, from the coding sequence ATGCAGAGACTTTTCCTGTCTCTCTTCCTTCTGGGATTGGCCTCGTCCTGCAAACATCTCGGTGAAGATTCCAGCGAGAAAATGGTCAAAGGCCAGAAAGTGGATCCCGAAGATCCCATTGCCGCGCACACGGTTTCGATTATGGATCCGGATCCCGAGATTGGTCAATACTGTAGTGCCGTGCTTCTGGCCCGTGATGTGCTTTTAACAGCCGCGCACTGCTTCAATGATAAATCCCGCCGCGCCTATGCTTTCTTCGGTACGGCTTACAATCCGAAGCTGAGTATGAAGCAGCAGCCGCTGATCAAGGTTCGCCGAATCGCGGTGCATACTCAGTACAGTCAGGAGAAGGGTGATAATTACGACAGTAAAATTGCGGATGCCGCGCGTCCTGAGGATCTGGTGAGTCCAGGGCGGCCGCTTTATGATATCGCGCTGGCCTATCTCGATGAGCGTATTCCCGATACGTATCAGCCCACGCCTCTGGCCGGCGGCGCGGTGGATCTGATCAACGGAGAGATCACGACAGCAGGCTTTGGCTGCACGACTACGATCTGCCGCGGCAAGACCAATATTCTGCGGAAAGTTTCGATGCGCTACGTGAAGACTTTTCCCGAAGCCAGCATGGTGGCTCTGACCAGCGGGCAGCGTTCGGGTTCCTGCTCGGGCGACAGCGGTGGGCCTGATTTCATAGACGAGGGTGGCATTTTAAGGGTTTTCGCGCTGGTATCCACCGGACCGGATGCCTGTGAAGCCGGACTCTCAGTGGACACTTTGATTGAACCTTACAAAGGCTGGATCGATCAGGCGATCAGCGCGGTGCGGTCCGGTCGCCGGGGAGCGAGCTATACGCTGACGGAATTCTGA
- a CDS encoding Pr6Pr family membrane protein translates to MNILRALRLALSVLIFTAVGIMLSHLLETRADFSAFNFFSYFTNQSNLLVAVFFIVDAVLRWRGRPLSRSVYDRTRGALILYMSMTTSIYWLFLHHLIHFSSPAASVANIFLHSGAFSFLVIDWLWDRPETRMCKRFFVIWLLYPLAYIFVIMGLGALRSWYPYPFLNIAQLGLQKWAVWNGIMALGIGSFAVIIIMLNNRLRIPSAYSSLPGDRTAPR, encoded by the coding sequence TTGAACATCCTTCGTGCTCTGCGTCTTGCGCTCAGCGTTTTGATCTTCACGGCGGTGGGGATTATGCTGTCTCACCTGCTGGAAACGCGAGCCGACTTTTCGGCGTTCAACTTTTTTTCCTACTTCACCAATCAGAGCAATCTGCTCGTCGCCGTCTTTTTCATCGTGGATGCCGTCTTGCGCTGGCGGGGTCGCCCGCTGTCACGCAGCGTCTATGATCGCACCCGCGGGGCCTTGATCCTTTATATGTCGATGACCACCAGCATCTACTGGCTCTTTCTGCATCATCTCATTCATTTCTCGTCGCCGGCGGCGAGCGTGGCCAATATTTTCCTGCATTCCGGCGCGTTTTCGTTCCTGGTCATCGACTGGCTCTGGGATCGTCCCGAGACACGGATGTGCAAACGCTTTTTTGTGATCTGGCTGCTTTATCCTTTGGCCTATATCTTCGTCATCATGGGACTCGGCGCCCTGCGCTCCTGGTATCCTTATCCCTTCCTCAACATTGCCCAGCTCGGTCTTCAGAAATGGGCTGTGTGGAATGGAATCATGGCTCTGGGAATTGGCAGCTTCGCGGTCATAATTATTATGTTGAACAATAGGCTCAGAATTCCGTCAGCGTATAGCTCGCTCCCCGGCGACCGGACCGCACCGCGCTGA
- a CDS encoding phage holin family protein has product MRVSETTMIHSLIIWLLNAAALMVTSHVIKGMQVNGFVSALLAALVLAVANHFLLPILTILTLPLTVVTLGIFWFILYGAMLKISAAVIPGFTINGWLPAIIGSIVLTIIQWVFRAAFETFA; this is encoded by the coding sequence ATGCGCGTGTCCGAAACAACCATGATCCATAGCCTCATCATCTGGCTTTTGAATGCCGCCGCCCTCATGGTGACGTCTCATGTCATCAAAGGCATGCAGGTCAACGGCTTTGTGTCGGCTCTGCTGGCGGCGCTGGTGCTGGCCGTGGCCAATCATTTCCTTCTGCCTATCCTTACGATCCTGACACTGCCTTTGACTGTCGTGACCCTCGGAATCTTCTGGTTCATCCTTTACGGTGCCATGCTCAAGATATCCGCGGCTGTGATTCCAGGTTTTACTATCAACGGCTGGTTGCCGGCGATTATCGGTTCGATCGTCCTCACGATTATCCAATGGGTCTTTCGCGCGGCGTTTGAAACCTTTGCGTGA